ATTCAATATATCAATAAATTTATCTTCCAAAGAAAATTAAATCATCTAAAAATCAGTATTATTTAAAATGCACAACGAGTTTATTTTATAATTTTATTAAAAGTTATAATCTTCATCTTTTTTAGCTTTCTTAAAAAATTTCAACACTGCTAAGTTAAATAAATCCATAAGAATGGACAGTAAAAACTATATATTAAAAAAAATTGCCAAAAGTTTTTCTATCTTTTGGCAATTCATCTTTTATAAACTTATTGATTATTCTGCGATTCAAAATTTATCATCCAATTAATACCAAACTTATCTGTAAACATACCAAAATAAGCACCCCAGAAAGTATCTGCCATCGGCATCGTTACCTTTCCTCCCGCAGAAAGTCCATTAAATAGTTTATCTGCTACTTCTTTACTTTCAGGCGTAATATTTATTGAAAAATTATTCCCTTGTTGAAAAGATGGTGCCCATTCTCCACCTGTATCACTTCCCATTAAAACGGTATTTCCTATAGGAAGACCTATGTGCATAATTTTATTTTTATCCACCTCACTCATTGGTGGCATTCCCTCTTGTGGAGGCATATCGCCAAATCTCCCTACATAGGTAAATTCTCCCCCAAACACTGATTTATAGAAATTAAATGCTTCTTCACAATTTCCATTAAAATTTAAATAGATGCTTACTGTTGTCATTTTTATAAATTATTTGTTATCAAAATTATAGCTAAGGTAAACAAAAAAGATGAATAAACATTGCTTTTTGTTATCTTAACTGATATCAACATTTTTTAATAAACAAATATACACTTATAACAACCCAAAAATTGGCTTATAATTTCATCAATGTTTTATTAACTAAAAAACGTCTTACAAGTAGTAAAGCGGAAATTGTTAAGCCAATACCAAGAGCTATCCACATTCCAAAAGCTCCCATATTTAGGTTGATGCATAAATAATATCCTAATGGTAAGGTAATTAGCCAATAGGCGATAAATGTAATAAAACTAGGAATTTTAACATCTTGCAATCCTCTCAAAAGACCTAACGCCGTAACTTGGATACCATCTGAAAGTTGGAAAAGAGCGGCAACAATCATCAGTTGAGAAGCTAAAACTAATACCTCCACATCTTCTTTTTTAGTAAAGAAAGTAGGAAGAACTTCTCTACCAAGTATGAAAACCATACCGCAAATTAGCATAAATAAAAATACTATTTTCAGGTTGTTAACACCTACTTTTTTTACTTCGTCAAAGTTTTTTTCGCCTACTTTATTACCAACCATAATGGTGGAAGCTACACTAAACCCTATACAAAGATTAAAGGTAAAAGAAGCCATACTCAACGCAATCTGATGAGCGGCAATATCTCTAGCACTTACTTTACCACAAATAAAAGCAGCCGCAGCAAATGCAGTAACCTCAAAAAACATTTGTAAAGACATCGGAAATCCTAATCTAAGGAGTTTGGTAAACATTTGTTTCTTAAGTAAACTTAGTTTTAAACTGAAGTCTTCCATATATCGGCGAGTCACTTTCTCTTTTTTCATTACGAAAAATAGAAAAAACATCATGAATATTCTCGCAATGAGTGTGGCATATGCAGAACCAGCAACTCCAAAACTTGGGATAATCCAAAAGCCTTTTATCAAAATATAATTTAAAATAATATTGATGATATTAGCAATAATGGTTGCCTTGGTAACTCCAATAGTAAATGAAAGCCCTTCTGAAACCTCTCGCATAGTTTGAAATATCATAAAGGGGAAAATACTTACCACAACTATTTTAAGGTAGGTTTCGGCATCAGGCATTATGTGAGGAGGCTGGTCAAGGTGATACATCAATGGGCTAATACCAAAAATCAGTAGAATGAGAAGAATCCCAATACTAACATTTACAATAAGTCCGTGACTAAAAACTTGGTTAATCTGTTGATGGTCTCCTCTAGTTTGGGCTTCCGAAACCAAAGGAGGAATAGCCAAAGAAAATCCCAAAGCCACTACAAAAATGGAAAAAAATATGCCGTTTGCTAAAGAAACCGAAGCCAGTGCGTCGGCTCCTAGTAAGTTTCCTACAATAATATTGTCAAATAAATTAACGGAAACTTGCCCTACCTGTGTTAGCATCACGGGTAAGGCAAGTTTCATAAGTCGTTTGGTATAAACCGTATCTAAGAAAGACATAACATTATGATAAGTTTATAAGGCTAATATTTCTCCTGTTATTTTTTAACAAAGTTGGAAATATCATTCTCGCTTACAGGATTTTCGCCTAATATAATTAGCCTTTCCACGACATTTCTTAACTCACGAATATTACCTGTCCAATCATAGTTTTGAAGAGCTTTTAGAGCTTCCTTACTAAATTCTTTTACAGGACTACCATTCTCAGAAGCTATATTTTGTGCAAAATGTTCCACAAGTAGAGGTATATCTTTTTTCCTATCATTAAGAGCAGGAACTTGTATTTCTATTACCGAAAGTCGGTGGTATAAATCTTCTCTAAATCGTCCTTCCTCTATCTCTTTTTGTAAGTTTTTATTAGTTGCTGCTAAGACTCTTACATCTATTTTTATTTCTTTATCACTTCCCACAGGAGATACTTTATGTTCTTGTAAGACTCTGAGCACTTTGGCTTGTGCCACCAAACTCATATCACCTATTTCGTCTAAAAATATCGTTCCTCCATTAGCTTGCTCAAATTTACCAGACTTATCCTTAACAGCACCTGTAAAAGAGCCTTTCATATGTCCGAACAATTCGCTCTCTATCAATTCTGAAGGTATTGCAGCACAGTTTACCTCTACCATGGGGCCTTTGGAGCGTTCACTTTGGGAATGTAAAGCATGAGCGACAAGCTCCTTACCAGCACCATTAGGTCCAGTAATGAGAACTCTAGCATCAGACGGAGCCACTTTATCTATCATATCTTGGATTTTCTTAAGGGCTTCCGAGCTACCAATCATTTGGTATTTTTTATTTACTTTTTTCTTAAGCTGAGTATTCTCCTTCTTTAAAATTTGATTAGAAGCTTTGAGTTCCTTTCGCTCCAAAGTATTTCTTACACTCGTGATAAGTCGGTTAAGATCTATAGGTTTTTCTATAAAGTCGTAAGCACCTTGTTTAAGGCATTGCACCGCTGTATTGATGTCTCCGTGGGCAGAAATCATCACAAAAGCAGTATCTGGTTTTATTTCCAATGCTTTTTGTAAAAGTTCTGTACCTGATACTTTAGGCATCTTTATATCGGATATTACTAAAGAAAAATCTTCTTTTTCTATTAGTTTATAGGCCTCTAATCCGTCATCTGCTACTAAAATTTCATAATCTTTAACTTCCTCAGAAAGAATATTTTTAAGCAAGCCTGAAATAGCTTTTTCGTCTTCTACAATTAATATTTTTTGCATAGAACAAAGATAGTTATATTTAAATTAAATTCTAAATTATTGATAATTTCTCGCACCAAATATGGCAGACCCAACTCTAATAGAATTAGCTCCGCATTCTATTGCCAACGGAAAATCACCACTCATACCCATAGATAGAGTATTTAATTGATGAGAATCTGAAAGATAATCATATAACTGCTTCAGAAAAGAAAATTCTCTTCTGATTTGTGTTTCATCATCGGTAAAAGTCGCCATTCCCATCAACCCTTGTAATTTGATATTAGGAAATTCGCCTTGTTTTATTTTAACACATAACTCTTTTACTTCATTAATTTCCATACCTGTTTTGGTATCTTCTTCTGCAATTTTAACTTGAAGCAAAATATTGATGATTCTATTGTGTTTTCTTGCTTGTTTATCTATTTCCTGTAATAGTTTTTCCGAATCCACACTTTGTATGGTGTGGACAAAAGGAGCAATATATTTAACCTTATTGGTTTGTAGATGCCCTATAAGATGCCACTGTATATCACTTGGCAACTCAGTATGTTTGGCTACCAACTCCTGTACTTTGTTTTCTCCAAATACTCTATGCCCCAAATTGTAAACTTTTTGTACATCTTCAACTGGATAAGTTTTAGAAACCGCTACAAGATTTACAGTTTTAGGAATTTGTGATACAAGTTGGGTATAATTAGTTTCTATAGACATATAACGCAAGATTATAACAATATTGAGCAAAAATAAAAAAAACCGCCATATGGCGGTTAAAAAAAATATTGTTGAAATTATTTTTTTAGTAGGTCTCTTATTTCTGCTAAAAGTTCTTCTTGTGTAAGTCCTGCTGGAGCTTCTTCTACTTTTTCTTCTTTCTTCATTTTGTTAATACCTTTAATCATTACAAACAAAACAAAAGCTATACATAAGAAACTGATAACAGCAGAAAGGAAACTTCCGTATTTAATGCCATTCCAAGACAATTGAGCTATATTTTCTGCCCCAATTTTTTCCAGCATCGGACTCAGAAGTGCAGGCGTAATAACATCTCCTACAAAAGAGTTTACAATCTTTCCGAAAGCTCCTCCTATAATTACACCGACAGCTAAGTCGATAACATTGCCTTTAACAGCAAACTCTTTAAATTCTTTGATAAATCCCATAATATTTATTATACTCGTTGTGCATTTTAAATAATACTGATTTTTAGATGATTTAATTTTCTTTGGAACTCGTTGTGCATTTTAAATAATACTGATTTTTAGATGATTTAATTTTCTTTGGAAGATAAATTTATTGATATATTGAATAACCGTTGCGGCGGTTATTTTACTGATTATCCTTGTTTTAAAGCCTTCAAAAGTTTTAGCATAGTTTCTTTTAATCATAAATTGGTCGCAAAGTTGAGAGAAAAATGTCTCAATTCGTTTTCGCTTTTTCTTGTACAATGAAAATTGAGGAATATAATCTTTCTGATTACTTCTCATTGGTGTATCTAATTTAATATTAGCATAGTTAAATAAATCTATTTGAACTTTTGCTGATAAATAGCCTCTATCTCCAATTAAAGTACAGTTTCGCATTTGCTCACCAATATCTTTTAAATAGTGGATGTCGTGAACGGATGCAGGGCTTATATCAAAATTCTTAATCAACACCATTTAAAGAACATACTGCGTGTAGTTTATAGCCATAGAAATATAATTTCTGTGAAGCACAATAACCATATGTTGGTGAAGAATAGGATTGCTCTTTACAAATTTTTGAACGAGTAGAACGAGCGTTTTCACAAACTTTCATTGGCATGCTATCAACGATAAAAATATCTTCAAACTCATTGAACTCCATCGAAATACGCTGTCTAATTTGCTCTGTTTGTAGGGATAGTCTTCGTTTTCGCTTATTGTAAACACTTCTTTCAATTTTGTTTATCAGAGAGTTTGGCAATTTTCTAAATAACTGTAATTCGCTATCAATACTCAAGTATTCAGCAGTAATATTAAGACTTATGACTTCTAAATCGCTCATTTTAGGTGTTCTTCTCTGATAACTAATCAGTTGATTTTCTGAAAAAAGTCCTAAAACTTCCAAAATTCTTTCATATATTTGCTCTAAGTTGTTCATTTATATCGTTTTATAGCAAAAACAATATACTGATTTTCAGTCTAATAAACAACTCTTGTTTTTTTCATTTCATAATGCACAACGGGTTTATTATATTTTCTTATGGACAAAGATATTAAAAAATGTTAATCAACCTAAATTATTCTTTGTTACTTTGAATAAGGTTTTTAAATAAATTAGAATTCGTAACTTTTATTATAAAAAATTAACATTATCCTCATAATCTGACTCTTTTTTTTAGAAATAAGAGAATTTGGCAAGAAAATTGATTACAACAAATTACTTTTTGCAAAAAGTCTCAAAACTAATAATCATTTGTAGATTTATTTAGTATTAATTTTAAATTTTATGACAAATGATAACTTTTTCACAAAATCAAAACGAACAAAAAGCTCTAGATGAACTCTTATTTGCAGGTAGAAATAAAGCCTATGGAGCCTATTCTCTTAGAGCAGAAGCTGATTATTATCTCAAAAAGGCTTTATTTTCAGGAGTGGCTGTATTTGGAGTTTTCATTGGAGGGACCTATGCTTATTTGCAAACAAAAAAAGTACATATTACTACCAATAAAGGCGTAGAAATAGAGCTAAAACCTATTGAGCCCGTAATAAAAGAGGATAAAATAGTTAAACCAATCGTACCCAAAGTACAATCGGTTAAGGAAGTTGAAAAAACGGTAGAAGTTAAAACAGTGGATACTCGTGTTCCTACACCTACGGCTAATCCGCCTATAGAAACGCCTTTACCAAGTATTAAAACTCTACAAACAGCTGCATCTGGTTTTGAAAATAAAGAAGGAATTATATCTACCACTAGTATTGCACCTACCAAACCTAACATTGGAAATGGAACTGTTACTAATAATACAGTGCCAGAAGTAGTTAAACCCAATAATGTTATAGAAACCGTAGTGGACGAAGATGCT
This Riemerella anatipestifer DNA region includes the following protein-coding sequences:
- a CDS encoding VOC family protein; amino-acid sequence: MTTVSIYLNFNGNCEEAFNFYKSVFGGEFTYVGRFGDMPPQEGMPPMSEVDKNKIMHIGLPIGNTVLMGSDTGGEWAPSFQQGNNFSINITPESKEVADKLFNGLSAGGKVTMPMADTFWGAYFGMFTDKFGINWMINFESQNNQ
- a CDS encoding MATE family efflux transporter → MSFLDTVYTKRLMKLALPVMLTQVGQVSVNLFDNIIVGNLLGADALASVSLANGIFFSIFVVALGFSLAIPPLVSEAQTRGDHQQINQVFSHGLIVNVSIGILLILLIFGISPLMYHLDQPPHIMPDAETYLKIVVVSIFPFMIFQTMREVSEGLSFTIGVTKATIIANIINIILNYILIKGFWIIPSFGVAGSAYATLIARIFMMFFLFFVMKKEKVTRRYMEDFSLKLSLLKKQMFTKLLRLGFPMSLQMFFEVTAFAAAAFICGKVSARDIAAHQIALSMASFTFNLCIGFSVASTIMVGNKVGEKNFDEVKKVGVNNLKIVFLFMLICGMVFILGREVLPTFFTKKEDVEVLVLASQLMIVAALFQLSDGIQVTALGLLRGLQDVKIPSFITFIAYWLITLPLGYYLCINLNMGAFGMWIALGIGLTISALLLVRRFLVNKTLMKL
- a CDS encoding sigma-54-dependent transcriptional regulator — protein: MQKILIVEDEKAISGLLKNILSEEVKDYEILVADDGLEAYKLIEKEDFSLVISDIKMPKVSGTELLQKALEIKPDTAFVMISAHGDINTAVQCLKQGAYDFIEKPIDLNRLITSVRNTLERKELKASNQILKKENTQLKKKVNKKYQMIGSSEALKKIQDMIDKVAPSDARVLITGPNGAGKELVAHALHSQSERSKGPMVEVNCAAIPSELIESELFGHMKGSFTGAVKDKSGKFEQANGGTIFLDEIGDMSLVAQAKVLRVLQEHKVSPVGSDKEIKIDVRVLAATNKNLQKEIEEGRFREDLYHRLSVIEIQVPALNDRKKDIPLLVEHFAQNIASENGSPVKEFSKEALKALQNYDWTGNIRELRNVVERLIILGENPVSENDISNFVKK
- a CDS encoding YggS family pyridoxal phosphate-dependent enzyme encodes the protein MSIETNYTQLVSQIPKTVNLVAVSKTYPVEDVQKVYNLGHRVFGENKVQELVAKHTELPSDIQWHLIGHLQTNKVKYIAPFVHTIQSVDSEKLLQEIDKQARKHNRIINILLQVKIAEEDTKTGMEINEVKELCVKIKQGEFPNIKLQGLMGMATFTDDETQIRREFSFLKQLYDYLSDSHQLNTLSMGMSGDFPLAIECGANSIRVGSAIFGARNYQ
- the mscL gene encoding large conductance mechanosensitive channel protein MscL, with the translated sequence MGFIKEFKEFAVKGNVIDLAVGVIIGGAFGKIVNSFVGDVITPALLSPMLEKIGAENIAQLSWNGIKYGSFLSAVISFLCIAFVLFVMIKGINKMKKEEKVEEAPAGLTQEELLAEIRDLLKK
- a CDS encoding energy transducer TonB: MITFSQNQNEQKALDELLFAGRNKAYGAYSLRAEADYYLKKALFSGVAVFGVFIGGTYAYLQTKKVHITTNKGVEIELKPIEPVIKEDKIVKPIVPKVQSVKEVEKTVEVKTVDTRVPTPTANPPIETPLPSIKTLQTAASGFENKEGIISTTSIAPTKPNIGNGTVTNNTVPEVVKPNNVIETVVDEDAVFMGGIDSFRAKVGENFDYEAMAGEEGLVKAMVTFVVERDGTITNVKAEGQNNMFNKEAEKAIKSVKGKWTPAKIKGEAVRSYFRIPVSIKFE